The Pecten maximus chromosome 10, xPecMax1.1, whole genome shotgun sequence region TTCTCCTGAATGGCCCTTCCAGACAGCTTTGATTATTCATCTCAGATATTTTCTTATTTGAATGCACCTTGGGACAAATGAAGATACTTTAAATTGCTGGAGTAAGGAAGTGAAGACAAGGGAAATGGTTTCACTACCACATAACCTAAACAAAAATTTAAACCTTTGTTCAATTAACACTTAACGCTTATTACAAGAGAATTCTTATTACAGCTAAAATAATTGAAGAGAATTTTTTATAACCAAAATTGTATGGTGTGATCGATTTCAATCAATGGTTTAATGTATTAATGCCTAATATGGTTACTGTATAATATGTTTACAATAGTGTTATACAGAGGGGGAAAGTAAACACAAGTTTGATAAGAAATTTGTATCAAGGAGGTTTATTGATTGAAGAAAAATCcattttgatatatacacataaaacaaattttcagtatatttatttaagtacatattcattttgtcagaatgaaatatttgttgagCACATTCAAATAACAAAGGTCTATTTTGGCACAAATTACTGGGCAACCTTTGACAGCGAAACATTTATGAATTACAGATATATTTCTGAGCCATATTATTACAGATATGTAAACCCACATGAGGTTCCGGCTTTGTATTCCACTTTGTATCAGacttaaaataatatttttgaagaAATATGATTCTATGTTGTGACAATACCAATGATGTGAGGTTAGATATAATGTTACACGAGTGCCACCCTTAACAGACCTGTTCTCACAGTCCAATGGACATCTGACATTGCCCAGGTGTATAAAGGTACACGTACACCTGGCATTTAAATGAACACACTTCAATATATGTGGGGAATTTGGACACGAATTAGTGTGAATCAAGTCAGTGATCAAATATACAGTTAGAAGGTGTATAAATAATTCTCAAAGTACATCTGCCAgcttaataaaatataaacaggGGGACTGGAAATAAGGGGATTACTTGGATTAAGTTGCAAAATTTCCAAATTgccaattatttgaaaattctTCAATTAGTCATTTATGTCATACTGCAGTGTTTGAATAATATGTTTTGTTGCAAATAATTTCTAATGCcaaattaatattataatattgtgtaaatagatattgaaaacaaatgaTTTGAAAACtgcataaatatttcattttttgctTCAGTTTCAACGGCCCAGTCATGACATGGTTAAACAAAGGGAACATCATGATTACTTCCTCCAGCCTTTCCAAGAAAGTGATGAGTACGAGTCGGAATCTTATTCCGATGACAGTTTGGACGACAGCATGTTCTACCCAATACTTAGTGTCCCTGGAACAAATGGACAGAGTATTGGAGTCTGGTCGTATCTAAAGTTTGAAAGCATTGCCATATTCTCCCCGAGCTCAGGAGACACCATGCAGAAAATTGTGAAGTATGCAGAGCAGAATTTATCATATCAGAGAGATCAACATAAGTTAATGATGCTAGCTCCTGGTCAGCTGACTCCTATTGACATCAAAACTGTGTACAGTGTACGACCAGGATCAGTCATCATGATCATGCCGGAGTCTTGTGTTTTCGTCACAGTTGATATCGGCCAGTTAAAAGCCAGTTTTACGCTCACTGTAGACGTGACAATGACAGTTTACAAAATCAAATCTCTAGTGAAAAAGATGAAAGGAATTCCAATAGATCGTCAGGAAATTCTGTACCGGGAGAAAGCTCTAGAGAATTATCGTCGGTTATTAGAGTACCGTGTCACCAACAAATGTACTCTGTATGTCATGATCCAGGCCCACTTTGACTTACTGATCAACATTGAGACATTTTGGGGTAAAACCTACAGGTTCTACGTAGACCCCTGTTGTACTGGTACTGACGTCATATACATGGTGTTCAATCGCACATTCAGTCGAGGTGGACCAGAGGATGCTGGGATACATGAACTTTATGTACCTATTCATGTGCTGGTTCTACAGTACAAGAGTAGCTTTGTCAACTCAGACTACTGTTTGGCATATCTTGGCATACACACAGGTGAAACTCTGACCCTGACAACAGTTGGTCACCGGAGCAACCTAAATCTCCAGTCGATCTCCGTGGTGACAGAATCAGGTGAGAGATACGGAATTACAGTGTCAAAATATGACAGATGGTCCATCCTTGCTTTCATGCTTCATGGACTCACAAATGTACCAGTTGACCTCATACGACTGTACAAGGACAATCAGCGAATGGAATTGTCCTCAGTGATTGGAGACCTTCCTAACAATACGGTCATCATGATGAACGTTGTGCTGACTCACATGGACAGTGATTTGGTTTTTGGCGTGCCTCTACGGGTAAATCTTGGTCACGGCATCATTGAGAACATTAGAGTCACCCCAAACAAGTCTGTAAAGTCTGTCAAGAGGAAGCTTGAGCGACTGGGTGTGCCTAATGCCACACAATATGAACTTGTGACTGGTAACAAGAAACTCGTCAATAAGGCACTGGTCCAAAATGTTGTGCTTGATGTCAAGTCGCCACTGCTTCTCCAACTTGACACGTTCCCTGTATTTGCCCATACTCCTGACGGgattatatacaaaactaatacAAATGTTCGCCAAACTATCGGAGAATTCAAAAAGAAAATCCAAGAAAAGTCCTCACATCCATTGTCACCTTGTCGTATAGTAATGGCAGGAGAGGAATTGCTTGGCCAGGACACTAGCAACCTGTACGAGGCTGGGGCCAATGTCAGATCTTCTCTGTTTATCAAAACCAGTCATAGCACACATTGCTTCTTTGTTATAGGAAACAACTGGATGGTAAAAGTCCGTGTTCCTGTGAGACCAACCTCTGATGACATTCGTCAAAGTGTTTGGGAAACAAAGAAAGTGCCCGAGTGTAGCATCAACTGTATACTAACTCTCCTTCACTGGTTTTTTATGCCACGTATGTCAGGCAAGAACAATGTTCCAGTCCAACGTCGAATAAAGAAAAGAATGCCTATAGCAAAGGAGGAATTGATTCCAATGGCCGAGAATGAACTAGCTGTGGAAACAGATTTCATACTTGAAAAAAGGAAGGACAAGTTTCGTCCTTTGATTTTGTCCGCCACACATTCTGTACATTCCAAGGAAGGCGACTTAACCTCAAGGTCATTGAACAACAATGCTGCAGCAAGCAGTTTCATTCACCCCAATGTTCGTCCTCACTTTGAACCAACACAGTTCTTGGATCACAAGGACCACAACGCCACACATGGAAACAAAGGAAAGCCACACACAAACTACCGGAAAGATACTAAAGACCATAGTGTTGTCCCCAGGTCAAAAAATCCACCATGGATTGGGGATCTTCAgcgaaaaaacaaaacaaaccgtCTTATCTTATCCGACTTTGACAATGGACCCGATTTCATGTTCAGCAATTCAAAAAAGAAGAAGCCTCATTTTGAGGCAAGGAGTGTCCCTGAACGTCTTCCTGGAATTTTACAGTGTAATCCGGACAGACACAACCACCCTCTCCGCTACAAGGGTTCTCGCCCTCATCAGAACCCACATACACACCGTAGGGCTGGATCTGAGGGCGATGCAGGAGAAAAAGTCTTTCTCACAAAACCATTCAAACTAGTGGACCTCAGTCCAAAACGCAAAAGGCGGGTGTAAAAGTGGATCATAGCCCTAAACACTAACATctagtgtaacaatgtatgctTCAAATGAGATTTAAGGATATTCATAAAGAAAAAAGGATATGGTAGATCTTTTAATGCTTCTAAATATGGAACAGTCTAGTGCAACACCTATACTGAACATCAGAACTGACTGACTTCCAGAAGTAAAGGCCAAGTGTAAGATGTGTATATTGTGTACGACTGTATCTTTTGTATGATTATATCAGTGTATATGTTCACACCTTGTCACTGGGTGCTATACCCAACACAGGGCCATTGTTGTAGCAATATGGAGACAAAAGATACAATCACTATAGACTTACAGATTGTATGATAGCCTGTAATCTGTACAAGGATCTGAAATCCATTTAAATACGTATTATAATCACAATGAAATTTTCTGTTTAGACAGAACTAACCCCATTGTTTTTGTCATCTTATTAACATATATGACAATAAAATTGTCTAACTTAACACTGTCTGTTATTCTACCGAGACTATGTAACAGTGATGTAAGCATAACAGTATCATACCCATTGATGCATCATGCTTGAAAAGATAACAGTATGAAATATCcagtcaaagggagataacttcttTTAACTACAAATTTATCCATCTATAAGGGAAGTAGCTTTTGACTACAAGGCTGGTTCGGTGTTGTTCTTTTATGAAATAAcgacggacctggtgattttatattgcttTCAGACAAGCCAAGGCAATTTTTCAAAACTTCTTCACCAAACCTAATTTATTTTCCTTTCAATTTTTTTACTTACTTCAATTGGTTGTCCATTCTTGAACCATTTCACTTTTGCCCTTGGGTCAGACACAAAGCACTCAAGCACACCATCCTTCATACGTGTGATTTCGTACTTTGCAGGAAGTTTCTGGGTGAAATCATACTCAGGCTCCTTAGCTGTAAAAAAAGATCATGACATCAATAGGGGTGTACATGGGCAGGAACCCCGACATACCTAGGGGTGTACATGGAGAGGAACCCCGACATCCCTAGGGGTGTACATGGAGAGGAACCccgacatacatgtacctagggGTGTATATGGGGAGGAACCCCAACATACCTAGGGGTGTACATGGGGAGGAACCCTGACATACCTAGGGGTATACATGGGGAGGAACCCCGACAAACCTAGGGGTGTATATGGGGAGGAACCCCGACATACCTAGGGGTGTACATGGGGAGGAACCCCGACATACCTAGGGGTGTACATGGAGAGGAACCCTGACATACCTAGGGGTGTACATGGGGAGGAACCCTGACATACCTAGGGGTGTACATGGGGAGGAACCCAGACATACCTAGGGGTGTACATGGGGAGGAATCCTGACATACCTAGGGGTGTACATGGGGAGGAACCCAGACTTACCTAGGGGTGTACATGGGGAGGAACCCTGACATACCTAGGGGTGTACATGGGGAGGAACCCTGACATACCTAGGGGTGTACATGGGGAGGAACCCTGACATACCTAGGGGTGTACATGGGGAGGAACCCTGACATACCTAGGGGTGTACATGGGGAGGAACCCAGACTTACCTAGGGGTGTACATGGGGAGGAACCCTGACATACCTAGGGGTGTACATGGGGAGGAACCCTGACTTACCTAGGGGTGTATATGGGGAGGAATCCTGACTTACCTAGGGGTGTATATGGGGAGGAACCCTGACATACCTAGGGGTGTACATGGGGAGGAACCCTGACATACCTAGGGGTGTACATGGGGAGGAACCCAGACTTACCTAGGGGTGTACATGGGGAGGAACCCTGACATACCTAGGGGTGTATATGGGGAGGAATCCTGACTTACCTAGGGGTGTATATGGGGAGGAACCCTGACATACCTAGGGGTGTACATGGGGAGGAACCCTGACATACCTAGGGGTGTATATGGGGAGGAATCCTGACTTACCTAGGGGTGTATATGGGGAGGAACCCTGACATACCTAGGGGTGTACATGGGGAGGAACCCAGACATACCTAGGGGTGTACATGGGGAGGAATCCTGACATACCTAGGGGTGTACATGGGGAGGAACCCTGACTTACCTAGGGGTGTATATGGGGAGGAATCCTGACTTACCTAGGGGTGTATATGGGGAGGAACCCTGACATACCTAGGGGTGTACATGGGGAGGAACCCTGACATACCTAGGGGTGTACATGGGGAGGAACCCAGACTTACCTAGGGGTGTACATGGGGAGGAATCCTGACATACCTAGGGGTGTACATGGGGAGGAACCCTGACATACCTAGGGGTGTACATGGGGAGGAACCCTGACTTACCTAGGGGTGTATATGGGGAGGAACCCTGACATACCTAGGGGTGTACATGGGGAGGAACCCCGACATACCTAGGGGTGTACATGGGGAGGAACCCCGACATACCTAGGGGTGTACATGGGGAGGAACCCCGACATACCTAGGGGTGTACATGGGGAGGAATCCTGACATACCTAGGGGTGTACATGGGGAGGAATCATTAGGGGTATACATGGGGAGGAACCCTGACATACCTAGGGGTGTACATGGGGAGGAACCCCGACATACCTAGGGGTGTACATGGGGAGGAACCCCGACATACCTAGGGGTGTATATGGAGAGGAACCCCGACATACCTAGGGGTGTACATGGGGAGGAATCCTGACATACCTAGGGGTGTACATGGGGAGGAATCCTGACATACCTAGGGGTGTATATGGAGAGGAACCCTGACATACCTAGGGGTGTACATGGGGAGGAATCCTGACATACCTTGGGGTGTACATGGGGAGGAACCCTGACATACCTAGGGGTGTACATGGGGAGGAATCCTGACATACCTAGGGGTGTACATGGGGAGGAATCCTGACATACCTAGGGGTGTACATGGGGAGGAACCCTGACATACCTAGGGGTGTACATGGGGAGGAATCCTGACATACCTAGGGGTGTACATGGGGAGGAATCATTAGGGGTATACATCACAGCTAGTTtgaccatttatataattattcataATTATTTGCTGGTTCAAAATATAGATGAACAATACTGCAAATAAGCAACTGAAAGAACCTTCTATAAACCTCGACACTTCACTTCCACATCCTCAGTTAGGAAATAAAGTATCTCCTTACTACTTACTggaaaaaaaactgtttcataATTTTTAACTGTGACGAATGAAAGAAATGCTCGTTACCTTCAACATAGAGCCAAGCTGATGTCTTGATACCATTGCATTCAAGGGTATATTTTCCTGCATCCTCAAGTTTCACACTCTGTATATCCAAGATATATTCCTGATCTTCATTTTCGAAATGGTATTTATGACCGTTGAAGATCTCCAATTTGTTTTTGAACCATTTCACCTGTGCATTAGGCTTACAGAAGCCACAGGTGAAGTGGACCATCTTTTCACCCTCTATGGTTTTGATGTCTTCAAGATCCTCCAAGAACTTGTCAGGTTCCTGTGTAATATGTAGTTTAAGTTAGATTCtggacaaaatattgtacaatatcattggaaaaaaaattgagcattattttttttcattactctttttaattgaaataaaacaattctaCAATTTTAAGAGAAATTTGAGAACATATTTTAAGTagaattctttaaaaaatatgaattaaataatgAAGTCTTGTAATCAtataataaaattgattttttatctACTCAGCCAATAACTGCATGATCAATTTTATAactatatttgatattacaGTTAATTTTCCATAGAATAACAATGTGCAACAGAGGCGGCAATATCAGAGCTTTAACAACACTGAGATAGGTCCAACTCTTTCACCCTACAAACCTCTTCTTATAGCTCAGTTGAACCCAATGATGGACAAGTGGTGAAAGAGCATTTAAATCATCCTCTCTACTCTGGTATCTTTCATACAttacaaatttttaaaaactatttcaaaactaaaaaaaattttttttaatttcttttcttttcattattttctgacaatTATAAGTTATTGCCATGGTTACAGAGATGTACACATGTTTCGAGTTTGAATCATATTGAAAAAATTATCATTTCGAGGTATAAAAAACAGCCCAGAGCAGAGCGTGAATAAGCATATCTCACAACAGTGACATTATTAATGTGTAGGCAAGGATTTTAAAAatccagatatatatataattatcaaaaatagatataaaagtGTGCTGatttaaatatatgatatatattaacagAATGCAATTTAACATTATCATAATGAAAATGCCTAGCATGAATTATGCATATGGAATATAGAAATGAATATAGGCACATgtactaaatacatgtatacaggtttGAAGCAGAAGGTagatatatattcaattaatatgcaaatcatttaaatgtcaaataaatgCTTTAGTATTGTTTCCAATACCAAGGAAACTATTTGGTTTCAAAGTTTAGATTTCTATATTTAAATCCATATTCTTTACTTTCAAAGGGAAGCATctcaatgaagaaaaaaagactatttattttttttttacaaagacTAAGAATACAATTTGGATTTGCAAGCCTAAAGAACTCTTCAATGCTTGTAAACATCAACTCACAACAAAATTTATTTGACATTAAAATTTTTTACTTGTAAATGTTCTACTAGTACCAAATCCAGCTAATTGGCACAATCAAAAATATAACTTtgtcagttttgttttttttgtttttttttgttttaaatattttctactTTGAAGAGTGAATGGTTAAACTCTGCAGgattaagtttttaaaattggTTACTTTCAGTTTGATAGAATTGCACACATTGTCATTAGTAGAATATTTACTAACGGTCCTTTGCACAATTCAAAAGTTCTCTTCCATGCAGACATGCATTCATGCATTGTTCACGTGTCAGTCCTGTGGAGTAATCTTCACAAACGGTGCATGTGTGATATTGATGGTGCCTGTGTGAAAGAGTTGAATGGATTTCTCTTTTGCATACATCCATTTAGATAACGCTACACTAAAATCTTCAATGCCATGTAATATCTGGAATATCTATGCCACAGATATCCTCCCAAATATCTACGCCAAGTGTAACATCTGCAATATCTACCCCACAACAACATTTGAAATTATCTATGCTGTGTTAAAATTTTGCACCAAGTATATGCCAAGTTTACTTCTAACAAACATATGctatgtaaaatataaagaatCTTTTGGCCACattaatttctgaaaaatatgcCAGTTTTATGCCATGCATATTATGCCCTATGCTGTCAATTTTATGTTGTGTCTTGAAAATCTATGTCACATTGAGAGAGCACCAAAACCACAAAATTTTATCACAACACTCAAGAGCTACATATcctacagaaaaaaacataccAACAATTCTGTATCCTTGTTTTCCTTAACTTCGAAAGGCCTCAAACACATTCAAAGTTTTAAAAGTTATGATTTGGTTACTAAATTAGGTCCAAGAATTTCTTGCCCATTCCAAATGAAGTAATACAGAATTCTATATGCGATTACGAGTAGCACAAAGAAACACAAGATATCCCAGCCCAGAATTTCAGAATAGTACAACTTTTTTCTGCAGAAGGAAATATTATCCATAAattaacagtataattacaTAGACACTGCCTGTTAATCTTTTCTCCAGAAAAATATCACTAAGAATCCCatttaatttcataaaaatacTTCTATAAGGAAGAATATcctgatttttattttatttttgagatGAAAAAATGGTAAGTGGTgcaattttgttaaataaataggAAATGTACATCTCCCATGTTAAATCATTTACAGCGAGATGTCGCCGCGATGTACATCTCCCATGTTAAATCATTTACAGCAAGCGATGTACATCTCCCGTGTTAAATCATTCACAGCGAGATGTCGCCACGATGTACATCTCCCATGTTAAATCATTTACAGCGAGATGTCGTCGCGATGTACATCTCCCATGTTAAATCATTTACAGCGAGATGTTGCCACGATGTACATCTCCCATGTTAAATCATTTACAGCGAGATGTCGCAGCGATGTACATCTCCCATGTTAAATCATTCACAGCGAGATGTCGCCACGATGTACATCCCCCGTGTTAAATCATTTACAGCGAGATGTCGCCGCGATGTACATCTCCCGTGTTAAATCATTTACAGCGAGATGTCGCCGCGATGTACATCTCCCCCGTGTTAAATCATTTACAGCGAGATGTCGTGGTGATGTACATCTCCCGTGTTAAATCATTTACAGCGAGATGTCGTCGCGATGTACATCTCCCGTGTTAAATCATTTACAGCGAGATGTCGCCGCGATGTACATCTCCCGTGTTAAATCATTTACAGCGAGATGTCGCCGCGATGTACATCTCCCGTGTTAAATCATTTACAGCGAGATGTCGCCGCGATGTACATCTCCCGTGTTAAATCATTTACAGCGAGATGTCGCCGCGATGTACATCTCCCGTGTTAAATCATTTACAGCGAGATGGTGCCATATAATTAATAGTCATCCACGTTAACGTTGTTGTTGTCAGTTTTGTGC contains the following coding sequences:
- the LOC117335539 gene encoding uncharacterized protein LOC117335539, encoding MEETHDKGIFPLINNNLAAYGMFQRPSHDMVKQREHHDYFLQPFQESDEYESESYSDDSLDDSMFYPILSVPGTNGQSIGVWSYLKFESIAIFSPSSGDTMQKIVKYAEQNLSYQRDQHKLMMLAPGQLTPIDIKTVYSVRPGSVIMIMPESCVFVTVDIGQLKASFTLTVDVTMTVYKIKSLVKKMKGIPIDRQEILYREKALENYRRLLEYRVTNKCTLYVMIQAHFDLLINIETFWGKTYRFYVDPCCTGTDVIYMVFNRTFSRGGPEDAGIHELYVPIHVLVLQYKSSFVNSDYCLAYLGIHTGETLTLTTVGHRSNLNLQSISVVTESGERYGITVSKYDRWSILAFMLHGLTNVPVDLIRLYKDNQRMELSSVIGDLPNNTVIMMNVVLTHMDSDLVFGVPLRVNLGHGIIENIRVTPNKSVKSVKRKLERLGVPNATQYELVTGNKKLVNKALVQNVVLDVKSPLLLQLDTFPVFAHTPDGIIYKTNTNVRQTIGEFKKKIQEKSSHPLSPCRIVMAGEELLGQDTSNLYEAGANVRSSLFIKTSHSTHCFFVIGNNWMVKVRVPVRPTSDDIRQSVWETKKVPECSINCILTLLHWFFMPRMSGKNNVPVQRRIKKRMPIAKEELIPMAENELAVETDFILEKRKDKFRPLILSATHSVHSKEGDLTSRSLNNNAAASSFIHPNVRPHFEPTQFLDHKDHNATHGNKGKPHTNYRKDTKDHSVVPRSKNPPWIGDLQRKNKTNRLILSDFDNGPDFMFSNSKKKKPHFEARSVPERLPGILQCNPDRHNHPLRYKGSRPHQNPHTHRRAGSEGDAGEKVFLTKPFKLVDLSPKRKRRV